From the Hyalangium ruber genome, the window CCGCACCTGGAGCCGCCCGTCCCGACGGAAGACGAGGGTGTAGCGCGCATCCCCCTGGGCGCGCAGCGCCACCGAAGCCTCATCCGCGCCGAAGTGCTGCAGCCGCGCCTCCACGCTGCAGTCCCGGCAGTGCGAGGGCTGAGCAAGCGCGAGGTTGCCGCCATTCAAGTCGCTCACCCCGCGCTTTCCGTCCGAGAACCACAGGCCTCGCACCGTCCACTTCTCGCCCAGCCCTCGCGAGGAGGTCCGCGAGAAGTCCTCCCGGAAGATCAGCTCGCCCGGAGCGGGAGGCTCCTCGGGTTCATCCCCCGGTCCGTCCTCGCCTCCGTCATCGTCGTCGACGGGCATCATCACGCGCGACACCGAGCCTCGCGAGCTCGCATCGGGCGCATCGCCGAAGAGACAGGGAACCTCACTCGTGCCGGGAGGCAGCACGGCGATGGCGTTGAGGTAGCCCTTGAAGGTGCTCCGTGAGTCCAGCACCACGGGATCGCTGAAGGCACCGTCCTTCAACACGCGCACGCGCAGCTCGTAGCGTTTGTTGTGCTCACGCACGCGGTTGTAGAAGACGTACAGCGTGTCGCCGACGCGCGTGGTGGCCGGCTGCATGGCCCAGTCGCGCGCGTCCTCCAGCAGGGTGCGAGAGCCGAAGGTGCTGCCGTTGAAGTGGCGGTAGTACAGCCGCTCGTACTCGTCCTTGTAGACGAAGTGCATGCCGCCGTGGCCGTCCTCCACCGCGCTGAGCGCGGCGCCGTGGTAGATGCCATCCGGGAAGGCCTGGCGCACGGAGCCCCAGGTGTCCAGCGGATCACTGTCCTGGCGGATGCGCATGCGCGCCGGCTCGTAGCCATCGTGCATGCCGTAGACGAAGACGAGCTTGGTGCCGACGCTCAGCAGCCGCCCTCCCCCTCTGCGACGTACCCGGTCGAGGTCCGGCTGGCGGTGAAAGCTCGCGCCTCCATCCGTGGAGACGGTCACCACGGCGGTGGAGCGGCCATCCCGCTCGAGGCGGAAGGCCTGGATCCACAGCCGCCCCTGGGAGTCCCGGGCAATCAGCGCCCGCGAATAGGCGATCCGGTCATCAGGCGCGTCGAAGACGCGCACCGCGGGCTCAGGGCTCCAGGTGTTCCCACTGGACTGGTAGCGCCACCATTGGAACCAGACATCGTGTCTGCGGGAGGGCGCGAGGTCAGGCGACTCGTAGGAGTAGACGAGCGCCACATCCTTGCCCACCGCGAGCAGCTCGGCCCGGTCGCGGTGGCTCGCGTCGGGCTGGATGGGCGCGAGGAACCGGAAGCTGCGCGCTCCATCATCCGAGCGATAGAGCGAGAGACCGCGTCCCTCGACTCCGCCTTGCTGGACGGCGAGCAGCCAGACGGGCGCTCGATTCCCTCCAACCTCGATACGAACCGCGTGACGCTGAGCCGGCAGGGTGAGCGCATTGCCCCCACTGACCGGCACCAGCGGAGACCCGCTCGCGAGCACCGCCGCGAGCAGGGCCGTGGTAGCCCCCACCATCACCATCCCCTCCCCTTGGAAACTCCAGGGAAGCTAAGGCGGGAGGGCTGAGGAGCCAACCAACACACGACGAAGGCACCGGACCTGGGGGCAGGTCCCAGCGCCTTGTCCGCCAGTACACGCTGCCGGACAGCGGAGCGTGTACCGAGGAGGAACTACGGGGTGCCGGCGTCGGTGGCCGGGGTGCCGGCGTCCGTCGGGCTCGTGGTGCCACCATCCGTGGAGCGGGTGCGGGTGGCCTTGCGCTCGACGGGGGGCGGCGGGTTGATCAGGGTGAGGGAGCGGAGGAACTCATCGGCCGCGGGGGCACCGATGCTCGGGTTGTAGAGGGCGAGCATGGTGTAGAGGCGGGGCCCGACGAGGTAGCTGCGCGCCTTCACCTCGCCGTTCTCCGAGGAGACGACGAAGGCCTTGCCGGGATAGGTGTCGTTGATGGTGATGTTCTCTTCGCTCTTCAGGGTGCCCTTGAGCTGGGCGATGATGCCGTCACGGGCCTCATTGAGGAACGCCTCGGGCGGGCGAGCGGCGACGACCTTGACGGGGTAGTCGGCGAGGCTGATGGCGTAGCCGACATTCTCCACGTTGGCGTTCCACGCGGCGGTGACGATGTCACCGGCGGGGATGGTGACCTTGTTGCGCTGGGGCTGAGGGGCGCCGGGCATCTTGGCGGTGAAGCCCTCCTCGGGGCCGCCGACGGTCTGGAGCTGCGGACCGGCAGGTGCGGCAGGGGTGGCGGCACCCGCGGCGGGCTTGTTCTCCTCGGGGAGCTCCTCGACGGAGGAGGAGCCACCGGGCTGCGTGCCTCCCGGCTGCTGGGAGGTGGCGCATGCGAACGCCACGAGCGAGACGACACAGAAGGCGGTGAGGAGGCGGGACTTCACGGACATTGCGCTTCCTTTCTCAAAGAGGAGGAAAATGCCGCGGACCCTAGACGAGTACGCGGCGTGTGACTACCCGGGAATGACGCGCCCCCACCCTGAAATGGTTTCAGGGCAGGAGCTTTGGGCTCAGGGGCAGTTGGTGATTGTCGTGGCCGCGTTGCCCGTGTTGCGCGGGTCGCGCTGGTACTTGGGCCAAGGCGCGGCGGAGTCGAGCCCGGGGCTGTCGACGACGAACGCGTACAGCTTGGTCGCCGCCGCGATGTAGAGGGTTCCCAATCCCGCCGTCACCTGGCCCGTGGGACCGCGATGACAGTCCAGGGTTGGGGACACGAAGCCCTCAACGTTGTCCTGCACCGGGATGTCCTCCAGTTCCCACTGAGGAGCCAGCGTGCTCGCCACCCACGCAGCAACCCGCCCCGTCGTACCGGAGGTGCTGAACGTGTAGAGCCGGTCATTCTCCGCAATGACAGGCGCACCTCGCAGGGTGCCATTGCTCGCTGCTCGGGCGCTGGGTGCTGTGCTCAGCGGTTGCACCGTGAGGGACAAGAGTTCCTGGGCTGAACTGGTCTCCGCGCCGAAATAGGCGGTGTTGCCAGTGCCAATGGCCAGGTTGAAAACACGGGAGGTAGCCGTCGAGGGATAGGCCACGCTCACACCTCCACCTGAAGTGGCCACCGAGAAGAGCGCTCCCTGCGCTGGATTCTCGCTGCTCGCACCACCGTAGAGGGTGTCGCCCAGGACCGCGAGCCCCCGAGCAAAGTAGGTGGTGCTCTGAGGCCAACCCGCGCGAGGCGTATTGGCGAGCGTGGAGAGATCAAAGCTGGTGACCTTGAAGTCATTGGTCCCATAGAAGACGTTCGAATCCTTGATCACCACCGCGCTACCAGTCGTGGAGGGCGGCACGGATCCGCCAGACGCCTCGACACACTGCTCCGCTAGCACAGCGGTAGGTCTCACTCCGATGATTCGTCCCTGGCTGCCGCTGGCGTTGTAGATGCTGAAGCCCGTCTCGCGGGGCACTCCCAGGATCGATGTCGAGCCCACCGCGACAGCACTAACGAGCGAGCCACTTCCCGAGGGGGTACATTGGGACGCTATCGCGCCACTGCTTCCTCGAATGCCATAGAGGAGCGGGCTCGAACCACTCTTGGCCGTGACGTACACGTACTCTTCGTCTGAAGCGAAAACGCCTACCGCCGGGCTTCCGGTGACATCTCCCGTGGAGGTCTCCCACTTCCGCTTGCCCTCCGGATCAATGGCAACCGTCTTTCCCGTCCCTGTAGTCGTGTTCGTGCCGAAGTAGACGACGCCCTGGGCTCCCACGGCGGGGGTACTGAGGATGTTCGCACTGGCTGCGAAACCCCACTTCCAACGCGTCACCTTCAGCGGCCGGGTGGCAGTGCCCTCATTGCCTGCGCCATCCTGCCCCTTCACCCGGAGTTCCATCGTGCCTCGGAACGCCCTCATCTCCGGCACCGAGAGGTTCACGGTCGCGCTGGCACAGAAGGCGGGAGCACCCTCGCAGCCCCCCGCTATCTGCAACGGCACCTCCATCTCCTGCCCGGGAGTGTTTCCAGGCCCGATGCCCACCAGGGTCAACGCCACACTGTTCACGGTCTCGGTGGACGAGACCGTCACCACGACGGACTCATCCCTGCGGAATGCCGCCTCGAACCCCGCGGTGAGATCTCGCTGGTCCGCCTGGGTAGCGCTGGGCTCAGCCCGAGGCGGCGGATTGGAGAGATTGATGGTGAAGGTAGGCGCCACCGAGTCCACCGTCACGGTCACCGAGCCGCTCACCCCCGCGTCAGTGACGGGGTAAGCCGCGGTCACGGTGAATTGATCCTGAGCCGCAGGCGGCTGCCACGTAATGCTGTAGGTGCCTCCATCGCGAGACTGATTCGAGAACGGGCCGATGTCACCACTGTTGACCCGTGTCGCGCCGAAAGAGAGGAATGGCGGCAGCTCCGTCGAAGTCGCGTAGGTGGGGTTCACCACGAGTTCAGCCACCACCTGTACCGCCCCACCATCCAGAACGGCATTGTTGGTGGGCGACAGGAAGTTCACCCCCGTGAACCGGGCTCGGCAACCACTCCGAGTACACGCCTCATACGAGGCACAAGCGAACGAGCAGCCTCCGTCGGTCTCCTCCGGCTCCGTGCCCACCGCGTAGCAGAGCTTCGTGGCTTGGTCGCACGCCGAACCCTCGCCGCAATCGTTGTTGGTGGAACACTCGATGTCGCCCTCGGCGAGCTTCGTACAACCCGCCAACGTCACCAGCAGCAACCCGGCGCCCAGGAGTTTGCGTAACATCAGAGACCTCCCCAAACCTTTTGACGGCCCAGCGCCGGTGGATAGCATGGCCCCCCTGGTCGCGGAAGGTTGCGGCCGAGCCTTTCCACCCGCTGCCCAACGCTCGACATCCCTCCGGACGAGGGTCTCCCATGGCGAACCGGCTCTCCCATTACGGCCTCCTGCTGGTACTCCCCAGCCTCCTGCTGGCCTCCACGGCCTCCGCCCAGGCGCCACAGCGCGAACGCGTCGCGCTCCACCCCTGTGTCATCACCGGCGGCAAGAAGGCCGACAACACCCAGGAACTCGAGGCCGTCTGCACCACCGCGGCCATCCGCGAGACCATGGACCTCGTTCCCTCCAACGAGGTCACCACCTTCTTCACCGAAGAGGCCTGCGCCACCGCCAAGGACAAGGCCGCCTGCCTCGCCAAGCTCGCCACGCCTCCCAAGGGCGCCCGCGCCCAGCAGGCCCCAGGCTCGTGCGCCAAGGCCAAGAACCGCGATGCCTGCCTCGGGCGCCTCGCCACCGCCACCAAGGCCACCCGCACCCTCTACATCACCCTCAACCCCTACACGACCAAGACCACGCGCATCACCGGCATCGTGGTGGACACCAAGGGCAAGCGCGTCGAAGACCGCACCATGGAGCTGCCCCGCATCCCCAGCCAGTCTCCACGGGACGTCATCCGCTTCGCTGTCGCGCAGCTGCTCGAGAAGCTCGAGGTGGCCAAGGCCCCCGTCGCCGACTTCATCCCTCCCTCGCTCACCGGTCAGCCAGACCCCGAGCCCGAGCCCATCGCCCAGCGGCCCGTGGCTCCCACGCCCCCGCCTGCCGCGACGCCGGCTCCCCCCGCCATCACCGCCCAGCCGGAGCCCCCCCGTGGGCGCACGTGGAAGACCCCCGCTGGCATCGCCGGCATGGTCGTGGGTGTCGCGGGCGTTGGCCTCGCGGGCTACCTCGTCAGCAGCTCCAACTCGAAGGCCGATGACTTCAACAGTGCCTACGCTGACGGCAAGCGCCCGGCGCAGGCCGACCTGCCGCGCCTGGACCAGCTCCGGGACGACGTGAAATCCCAGCGGAGCACCGCCACCCTCAGCGCCGGAGTCGGAGGCGCGCTCGCCGTCGGCGGCCTCATCCTCTTCCTGGTGGACCGCCCCTCCTCCGAGGCGACTCCCGCCAAGCCCAAGGCCGGTTCGGCCCGGATCCTCGCCGGCCCCCGCCAGGTGGGGCTCCTCGTCGTGCTGCCGTAACCGGCGGCTACTCCCCGAGGTACGCCTTGCGGACCTCGGGGCTCTCCAGCAGCGCCTTGCCCTTGCCCGCCATCACCACCTCGCCCGTCTCCAGCACGTAGCCGTAGTGAGCCAGGCTCAACGCCAGGTGCGCGTTCTGCTCCACCAGCAGGATGCTCATGCCCGTGGCGTTCACCTCGCGCAGGGTGCGGAAGATCGTCTCCGTCACCTGCGGGGCCAGTCCCAGCGAGGGCTCGTCCAGCAAGAGCAGCTGCGGCCGGCTCAGCAGCGCGCGGGCAATCGCCAGCATCTGCTGCTCGCCGCCCGAGAGCGTCCCCGCGAGCTGCTTGCGCCGCTCCTTCAGCACCGGGAACAGCACGAAGCTCTTCTCCTGGTCCGCGGCGATGGCGTCGGTGTCCCGGCGCAGGTACGCCCCCAGGTCCAGGTTCTCCTGCACGGTGAGGTTGGGGAAGATGCCCCGGCCCTCTGGCGCGTGCGCCATGCCGCGCGGCACGAGCTGGTGCGCCTTCATCCCCGTGATGTCCTTGCCATCCAGGGTGATGCGCCCACCGCTCGGCTTCAACATGCCGCTCACCGCGCGCAGCGTGCTCGTCTTGCCCGCTCCGTTGGCGCCGATGAGCGCCACCACCTCGCCCTTGCCCACCGAGAGCGTCACGCCCTTGAGCGCCTGGATGGCCCCGTAGTGGACCTTCACGCCCTCCACGGTCAGCAGCGGCGGACGCGGATCGCGCTCGCCCAGCGTCTTCACCGCCTCGCTCACGCCGCCCCTCCGTGCGTCTCCAGGTAGTTGTCTCCCAGGTACGCCTCGATGACCTTCCGGTCGCTGCGCACCTGCTCCGGCGCACCCTTGGCGATGGTCTCCCCGTGGTCCAGCACGGTGATCTTCTCGCAGATGCCCATCACCAGCTTCATGTCGTGCTCGATGACGAGGATGCCCAGCGAGAACTCATCCCGCAGCTTGCGGATGAGCACCATCAGGTCCGCCTTCTCGCGGGTGTTCATGCCCGCGGCCGGCTCGTCCAGCAACAGCACCTTGGGCTGAGTACCCAGCGCGCGGGCGATCTCCAGCCGCCGCTGCTCGCCGTAGGGCAGGTTGCGCGCCTCCTCGTCCCGGCGGTGCGACAGGCCCATCACCTCCAGCAGGTGCTCGGCCTGGCGCGTCAGCTCCCGCTCCTCGGCCATGAAGCCAGGAGTGAGCAGCAGCGCCCGCCACCAGTCGCGGTAGTTGAGCGCCGCGCCTCGCAGCTTCGCCCCGAAGTCCACGCCCTCCACGTGCAGCGCGCCCTGCGCCCGGCACGCCACCTTCACGTTGTCCAACGCGGTGAGCGCGCGGAACAGGCGGATGTTCTGGAAGGTGCGCGCGAGCCCCAGGTGGTTGATCTGGTGCGGCAGCCACCCGTTTACCCGCTTGCCCGCGACCCGCACCTCGCCCTGCGTGGGCTTGTACACGCCCGTCAGCACGTTGAAGGCCGTCGTCTTGCCCGCGCCGTTGGGGCCGATCAGCCCCTGCAGGTCTCCCTGGCGGATGGCCAGGCGGAACTCCGTCAGGGCGCGCAAGCCGCCGAACTGGATGCTCACCCCATCCGCCTCGAGCAGCGGGGCTCCCGTGGTGTCTGGAGTGGGGCTCATTGGATCCCCTTCCGCCGCCGGGCGATCCAGCGCGGCAGCACGTCCCAGAACTCCCGCGTCCCGAACAGCCCCTGCGGCCGCAGCAGCATCAGCGCCACCAGCAGCAGGCCGTAGACCGGCATGCGGATCTGGTCGACCTTCTGCGCCAGGCTGCCCTCCGCGCCCATGGCGGTGAAGGCCGAGCGCAGCGCCTCCGGCAGCAGCGTGAGGAACACCGCCGCCACGATGGCACCCGTGGTGGAGCCCAGCCCACCCAGCACCACCATCACGACGATCTCCATCGACTTCACGAAGGTGAAGGAGCCCGGGTTGATGATGGGAACGAAGTGCGCGAACAGCCCTCCCGCGATGCCCGCGAAGAACGCGGAGATGACGAAGGCGCGCACCTTGTAACCCGTGGTGTTCACCCCCATGGCCTCGGCGGCCACCTCGTCCTCGCGGATGGCCCACAGGCTGCGGCCATGGCTGGAGCCGGCGATGCGCCGCGCCACCAGCACCACCAGGAACACCCAGAAGCCGATCATGGCCAGATTGGACGTCTGGGGGATGCCGGACAGGCCCAGCGCGCGCCCGAACGCGTCCGTGTTCTGCACCACGACGCGGATGATCTCCCCGAAGCCCAGCGTCACGATGGCCAGGTAGTCGCCGCGCAGCCGCAAGCTGGGCAGGCCCACCAGAAAGCCGCACAGCGCCGCAGCCGAGCCACCCACCAGCAAGCAGAGCAGCAGGAAGATCTGATCGCTCACCACCACCGGCAGGAAGGAGATGGCCACCTCCTT encodes:
- a CDS encoding sialidase family protein, translated to MVGATTALLAAVLASGSPLVPVSGGNALTLPAQRHAVRIEVGGNRAPVWLLAVQQGGVEGRGLSLYRSDDGARSFRFLAPIQPDASHRDRAELLAVGKDVALVYSYESPDLAPSRRHDVWFQWWRYQSSGNTWSPEPAVRVFDAPDDRIAYSRALIARDSQGRLWIQAFRLERDGRSTAVVTVSTDGGASFHRQPDLDRVRRRGGGRLLSVGTKLVFVYGMHDGYEPARMRIRQDSDPLDTWGSVRQAFPDGIYHGAALSAVEDGHGGMHFVYKDEYERLYYRHFNGSTFGSRTLLEDARDWAMQPATTRVGDTLYVFYNRVREHNKRYELRVRVLKDGAFSDPVVLDSRSTFKGYLNAIAVLPPGTSEVPCLFGDAPDASSRGSVSRVMMPVDDDDGGEDGPGDEPEEPPAPGELIFREDFSRTSSRGLGEKWTVRGLWFSDGKRGVSDLNGGNLALAQPSHCRDCSVEARLQHFGADEASVALRAQGDARYTLVFRRDGRLQVRRELSGRITVLGEASSGVSSSREPVTLTLSARGSGPVELIASVDGQVRLTVVDSSSAALGEAGQAGLSTPKAGVWFDEFQVRRLNSR
- a CDS encoding ABC transporter ATP-binding protein, whose product is MSEAVKTLGERDPRPPLLTVEGVKVHYGAIQALKGVTLSVGKGEVVALIGANGAGKTSTLRAVSGMLKPSGGRITLDGKDITGMKAHQLVPRGMAHAPEGRGIFPNLTVQENLDLGAYLRRDTDAIAADQEKSFVLFPVLKERRKQLAGTLSGGEQQMLAIARALLSRPQLLLLDEPSLGLAPQVTETIFRTLREVNATGMSILLVEQNAHLALSLAHYGYVLETGEVVMAGKGKALLESPEVRKAYLGE
- a CDS encoding branched-chain amino acid ABC transporter permease; the encoded protein is METSSVPAPVGGVPQALRGILPVLVALPVLLLLNWGMSGSPFATYLLSIIGVNVILAVSLNIVNGMTGQFSIGHAGFMAVGAYVAGVLSLTLKEVAISFLPVVVSDQIFLLLCLLVGGSAAALCGFLVGLPSLRLRGDYLAIVTLGFGEIIRVVVQNTDAFGRALGLSGIPQTSNLAMIGFWVFLVVLVARRIAGSSHGRSLWAIREDEVAAEAMGVNTTGYKVRAFVISAFFAGIAGGLFAHFVPIINPGSFTFVKSMEIVVMVVLGGLGSTTGAIVAAVFLTLLPEALRSAFTAMGAEGSLAQKVDQIRMPVYGLLLVALMLLRPQGLFGTREFWDVLPRWIARRRKGIQ
- a CDS encoding ABC transporter ATP-binding protein, giving the protein MSPTPDTTGAPLLEADGVSIQFGGLRALTEFRLAIRQGDLQGLIGPNGAGKTTAFNVLTGVYKPTQGEVRVAGKRVNGWLPHQINHLGLARTFQNIRLFRALTALDNVKVACRAQGALHVEGVDFGAKLRGAALNYRDWWRALLLTPGFMAEERELTRQAEHLLEVMGLSHRRDEEARNLPYGEQRRLEIARALGTQPKVLLLDEPAAGMNTREKADLMVLIRKLRDEFSLGILVIEHDMKLVMGICEKITVLDHGETIAKGAPEQVRSDRKVIEAYLGDNYLETHGGAA